From a single Bacteroidia bacterium genomic region:
- a CDS encoding ATP-grasp domain-containing protein gives MNKKILIFPASTYQLPFIEKAIEMGLYVITLDNVPNNPGHVIAHKSYNISTTNDKEIIEVCKYEHVDAVLSPCSDVSLIALSKVGEALNLISPNTLCTKTLTSKINFRTFQCNQGIPHPEFQALSSYDEGIKLSFPFIMKPDVSSGSKGVFIVEDKSEFCSRYVETRTYSLSKKIVIEKEIHGHHLTVEGIMRNGKLHKMFVSDRITAPNPYTATWGHIMPSIYSNNEEIISRITLQIEKIFMNLNYTDGIFDSDIVFDNSGEVYIIELTPRVGGNSLVRLIKAAYGFDIVDYALKQALGINELIKFTKPDSFFKLKLLGSMYESVMRYELDEIECLKQHPDILHIQLDYPSGSIVQPFINGRNRAGEVLFRASSIVELENMENSLINSVVKFQSK, from the coding sequence ATGAATAAAAAAATATTAATATTTCCTGCTTCGACTTATCAACTTCCTTTTATAGAAAAAGCTATTGAAATGGGATTGTACGTAATAACGCTGGATAACGTACCAAACAATCCCGGTCATGTAATTGCTCACAAGTCTTATAACATTAGTACTACCAATGATAAAGAAATTATAGAAGTATGCAAATATGAGCATGTTGATGCTGTTCTTTCTCCATGCTCTGACGTATCGCTAATAGCTTTATCAAAAGTAGGCGAAGCGCTAAATTTAATTTCTCCTAATACTCTCTGTACAAAAACTCTTACTAGTAAGATTAATTTTCGCACTTTTCAATGCAATCAAGGTATTCCTCATCCCGAGTTTCAGGCTTTATCTTCTTATGACGAAGGTATAAAATTATCTTTTCCCTTTATTATGAAGCCCGATGTTTCTTCGGGGAGTAAAGGAGTCTTTATTGTAGAAGATAAAAGTGAGTTTTGTAGTAGATATGTAGAAACCCGTACTTATTCTTTAAGTAAAAAAATAGTTATAGAAAAAGAAATTCATGGACATCATTTAACTGTGGAAGGTATAATGCGCAATGGAAAACTACATAAGATGTTTGTTTCTGATAGAATTACTGCTCCTAATCCTTATACAGCTACGTGGGGTCATATAATGCCTAGTATATACAGTAATAACGAGGAAATTATTTCAAGAATTACTCTCCAGATAGAAAAAATTTTTATGAATCTTAACTATACAGATGGTATTTTTGACAGTGATATAGTATTTGATAATTCTGGTGAAGTTTACATAATCGAATTAACTCCAAGAGTAGGAGGTAATTCATTGGTTAGATTGATAAAAGCTGCTTATGGATTTGATATCGTTGATTATGCTCTTAAACAAGCTTTAGGCATTAACGAACTAATCAAATTTACGAAGCCTGATAGCTTTTTCAAGCTAAAACTTCTAGGCAGCATGTACGAATCTGTGATGAGATATGAACTTGATGAGATTGAGTGTTTAAAACAACATCCTGATATATTGCATATTCAACTGGATTATCCTTCAGGGAGTATCGTACAACCATTTATAAATGGTAGAAACCGTGCTGGAGAAGTGCTATTTCGAGCCTCCAGTATAGTTGAATTAGAAAATATGGAAAACTCACTAATTAATTCTGTAGTTAAGTTCCAATCAAAATAA
- a CDS encoding DegT/DnrJ/EryC1/StrS family aminotransferase, which translates to MIPRVRVNYEIVDLLKSTRYIFERKNREKDKLLSTLRNIFSNQNVLLTPSGRGGLYFLLKAMNKSKVIIPSYTCSAVTEAALLAGKRVFYVDVYLDTLDMNLEQLSKIIDRDSVVIATYQYGFPCNILDILELCKNNHAYCIEDVAAGLFGKINNQYMGTFSDASFFSFDSSKLLNVPLKGGFVVVRDEELFNRFKDVYFSEVKRMPINLSVKNILKGIVYNLIKPRAMYNIFYFLFFTIKKRVSTEKEKVNKEKNEYYMYDMSDWQCYLINNQIKNLSLIIKKKKKNFQTFQTYLSESKSFDIFKVSCEEIVPVRFPILVKNIDKMTFYKLLIERRIDCSFSFTNIICNPESKNAIEVASRILNLPYYYKLSGLECKKIIHALKNIDEFLSK; encoded by the coding sequence ATGATACCAAGAGTAAGAGTAAACTACGAGATTGTAGATTTACTAAAGTCTACAAGGTATATTTTCGAAAGAAAAAATAGAGAGAAGGATAAATTGCTCTCTACATTGAGAAACATTTTTAGTAATCAGAATGTTTTACTTACGCCTTCAGGAAGAGGTGGTTTATATTTTTTGTTAAAAGCCATGAATAAGTCAAAAGTAATAATACCTTCTTATACATGTAGTGCAGTCACTGAAGCAGCACTGCTAGCAGGTAAAAGAGTATTTTATGTGGATGTTTACCTTGATACACTTGATATGAACTTAGAACAACTATCGAAGATAATAGATAGAGATTCCGTAGTCATTGCCACTTATCAATATGGTTTTCCGTGTAATATACTAGATATATTGGAATTATGTAAAAATAATCATGCATATTGTATCGAGGATGTGGCGGCAGGTTTATTTGGTAAAATAAATAACCAATATATGGGTACTTTTTCAGATGCTTCTTTTTTTAGTTTTGATTCCAGTAAGCTTTTAAACGTTCCATTAAAAGGTGGTTTTGTTGTTGTAAGGGATGAAGAACTGTTCAATAGATTTAAAGATGTATATTTTTCAGAAGTTAAAAGAATGCCTATAAACCTATCAGTAAAAAATATTTTAAAAGGTATAGTGTATAATTTAATTAAACCACGAGCTATGTATAACATTTTTTACTTTTTGTTTTTTACTATTAAGAAAAGAGTAAGTACTGAAAAAGAAAAAGTAAACAAAGAAAAGAACGAATACTACATGTATGATATGTCAGATTGGCAATGTTACTTAATAAACAACCAAATTAAAAATTTATCTTTAATAATTAAAAAAAAGAAAAAAAATTTTCAAACTTTTCAAACTTATCTTAGTGAAAGCAAAAGTTTTGATATCTTTAAGGTTTCTTGCGAAGAAATAGTTCCTGTAAGATTTCCTATATTGGTCAAAAATATAGATAAGATGACATTCTATAAGTTGCTCATTGAACGACGTATTGATTGTTCGTTTAGTTTCACAAATATAATCTGTAATCCAGAGTCAAAAAATGCCATAGAGGTTGCTTCTAGGATTCTTAACTTACCTTACTACTATAAGTTAAGTGGATTAGAGTGTAAGAAAATTATACATGCTTTAAAAAATATAGATGAGTTCTTGAGTAAATAA
- a CDS encoding class I SAM-dependent methyltransferase — translation MKARGIFNMIKNRFLREEIYNKPEYWDAKAKEFEGDAISLWPNNNLNSLYEKEHLDFFNRFLGDITNLKAADIGCGIGNVTRLLAQRGANVTGFDFSERTIEIAIKKSTNIRNINFVVKSVFDFCEPNEYDLIVCRGCLTVACKNKQELSKALQNIYESLKVDGKFLIIEPIHKGIFHRVLNIDLADFLYLMEKIGYTIGYVEEMHFLPVRLMLSHLNISFLITKYIYELGQWIMNKAQLKWGDYKAIYAEKSLT, via the coding sequence ATGAAAGCTAGGGGAATTTTTAACATGATTAAAAATCGGTTTTTAAGAGAGGAGATATATAATAAGCCTGAATACTGGGATGCAAAAGCTAAGGAATTTGAAGGTGACGCAATCTCTCTTTGGCCTAATAATAATCTAAATAGTTTGTATGAAAAAGAGCATTTAGATTTCTTCAATCGCTTTTTGGGAGATATTACTAATTTAAAGGCTGCCGATATCGGATGTGGCATAGGCAATGTAACTCGCTTGCTAGCTCAAAGAGGTGCAAATGTAACAGGATTTGATTTTTCAGAAAGAACTATAGAAATTGCCATAAAAAAGTCTACTAATATCCGAAATATTAACTTTGTCGTAAAGTCTGTGTTTGATTTTTGTGAACCTAATGAATATGATTTAATTGTATGCCGTGGATGTTTAACCGTAGCATGTAAAAATAAACAAGAATTATCAAAGGCTTTACAAAATATTTATGAAAGTCTAAAAGTTGATGGTAAATTTTTGATTATAGAACCTATTCATAAAGGAATTTTTCATCGCGTATTAAACATAGACTTAGCAGATTTTTTGTATTTGATGGAGAAAATAGGATATACTATTGGTTATGTTGAGGAAATGCACTTTTTACCTGTGCGCTTAATGCTGTCTCATTTGAATATTTCTTTCTTAATTACGAAGTATATATATGAGTTAGGTCAGTGGATTATGAATAAAGCCCAATTAAAATGGGGAGATTATAAAGCAATTTATGCGGAAAAGTCCTTAACTTAA
- a CDS encoding glycosyltransferase family 2 protein, with amino-acid sequence MKLVSVVVPTYRGAQSLPILVGRLHAFFIAHNINYELIIVNDASPDNTKEVLKELKSHYGKITAINLMKNYGQHNAILCGFKYAKGDVVITMDDDLQNPPEEIGKLLDGISKGFDLVIGAYDSKKHSKFRNISGDLVDRVQRFIFNLPNNFQLTSFRAIRRNLIDNINSMSVPYPYVTSMLLSHTVNYLNVPVRHEKRLYGKSNYKLKNSIFLILNLVLNYSSIPIYIIAFTLFLSITFVLGFAIYVITSILFFDGFIKGWPSMMLLVSFLNMLVMIALMIFGLYLARIYQLTMKAKNSYVISEIYE; translated from the coding sequence ATGAAATTAGTTTCCGTAGTAGTTCCTACTTATCGTGGTGCGCAGTCTTTACCTATACTTGTCGGGCGTTTGCATGCTTTTTTCATAGCGCACAATATAAATTACGAGCTAATTATAGTAAATGATGCTAGTCCAGACAATACTAAAGAGGTACTAAAAGAGCTCAAATCTCACTATGGTAAAATTACTGCTATTAATTTAATGAAGAATTATGGTCAGCATAATGCTATTTTATGTGGGTTTAAATACGCTAAAGGAGATGTCGTTATTACTATGGATGACGACCTTCAAAATCCTCCTGAGGAAATCGGAAAGTTATTAGATGGAATAAGCAAAGGTTTTGACTTGGTAATTGGGGCATATGACTCAAAAAAACACTCTAAATTTAGAAATATCAGTGGAGATTTAGTAGATAGAGTTCAAAGATTTATATTTAATCTTCCTAACAACTTTCAACTTACGAGTTTTAGAGCTATTAGAAGAAACTTGATAGATAATATAAACAGCATGAGTGTTCCATATCCGTATGTTACCTCTATGCTATTATCTCATACTGTTAACTATTTGAATGTACCAGTAAGGCATGAAAAACGTTTATATGGTAAATCTAATTATAAGCTTAAAAATAGTATTTTTCTAATCTTGAACCTTGTGCTAAATTATTCTTCTATTCCCATATACATAATAGCTTTTACTTTATTTCTTTCTATAACCTTTGTTTTAGGTTTTGCTATTTATGTTATTACAAGTATCTTATTTTTTGATGGATTCATAAAAGGATGGCCAAGTATGATGTTACTAGTTTCTTTTCTTAATATGTTGGTAATGATAGCGTTAATGATATTTGGTTTATATCTTGCAAGAATATACCAACTCACCATGAAAGCTAAAAATAGTTATGTAATTAGCGAGATTTATGAATAA